The DNA segment TCCCACTGCTCTCATTGGTGGGGTTTGGTCTGATGTTCTGGGGCGGTATTCTCCTTATCCGTCATTCCGACCAGAGCCGAGGCGTGGGGCGGAACAAAGCGTCGAAGCGTGCAATGTCCACTGCCGCCAAGTCGGCCTCGAGAGCTCCCGGACGCTCGAAGCGAGGGGGCTCTGGAAATGGGCTGGCCGATAGCTTCCAACAACGGTTCGACGATAGGAACCGCTAAGAGACACAATTTTATGGTGGCGGCATTACCGTCTACGCTCATGAAACCCCCGCACTTTGCGGGGGTTTTCTTGTTTCTGCACTGCCTAGTGCTGTGTTCAATTGCCTTTTATTGCCAGTCTGCGGCAGCGAGTGATCGCTGAGGGAGAGCGCGTTCAGATCTTTGGGTGATCCTCTCATACGCATGTTGGGAGGGCATTTTTGCCGTATTCCTGAATCCCCACTTTCCCCCACAAAATTTTCTTAAGAGTAAAGCTGACTAGCCTTTCCTTCTCAGAATTACTGTAAAATCGCAGTTCAAGCGTTTTTTATGAGGTAAAAGTGCTTCAAATTTCTCAAATGATCACAATTACTAGAGTTATTTATGTGAAAAATGTTAATAGTGTTACTTAAAAATGGGGACGCGCGAGGCGACCACAGGGTACTTGCCCCACCGTGTAAAAAGCCAGAATAAACGGTATTTTTCTGGAAAAAAATTCTGTACGACACGCAATTATTATTGTTGAGTGGGGGATAGTGGGGTAGAGTGGAGAGCGTTAGAAAGAAGTGGTAAATAATCGGGAAGATAACC comes from the Lawsonella clevelandensis genome and includes:
- a CDS encoding DUF3040 domain-containing protein, whose product is MALSDREQQMLDEIESALTEDVAFTKSVRKVNEAPQDRSVIQGWAIIAVGVVLLFAGFFVKIAGFPLLSLVGFGLMFWGGILLIRHSDQSRGVGRNKASKRAMSTAAKSASRAPGRSKRGGSGNGLADSFQQRFDDRNR